The region TCGTTTTGAAAATGCTGTTTAATCATTGGTATCTCCTTAATTTCAGAGGGAGACACCATCCCCTCAGGGACCGATGTCCCCCGTGGGGTTAATGTTTGGGTTAAGAAGCCTTGCGGCTTAATTCAGTATCAAATCGAGGACCTTTGAGAACCGCAGTTTTCATAACCTCGAAGTTTCTTGGGTAACGCAGCTTTGAAACTGCGCCAGCTCGGATGTCGGCAGCCTCACTTGGAGAGACTAGCCTTAACCCTTCGCTGGTTTCAGCGTAGAACCAACCGGCATAACGCTCATAGGCATTCTGCTGGTACTGTTCAGTCGCCATATTCTTCCGGATCGCCTCTGTTAAGGCCTCAACAACACCGTCATCTTTCGTGATGATGTTGAAAACATGAGAGACGGTCAGGAAGTTCCCAAAGAAGCAGGCTGCCCCAAGCCAAGGCTGGAACATTTCGCCATTTCGCCCCGTCCTCACCATTGGTTCAAACGGGTATGGGCGATAACAGTGATACTGCTCAAACATCGGGTCAAGAACGTTGTCACCCAGGACATCCAGTAAAGTCTGAATGCTGTCCGGGTCTTGGCCTGCCCACTTACTCCCATTGCTGAGAATCAGTGTTTTACCGTCAGTACGCTCCAGAGCTTGTTCAAAGTTAGACATAGTGCATTCCTTTTGGTTAGGACGCACCACACCCTCTCGGGATGATGCGCCCGAGTGGGTTAGTTGAGAAGGCTTAGCCGTCAAGTCCGTAAATTACGGCGGAGCCGGGCTCCATCTCGACAACTTGTGCGCTTCCTTCTTCTATCAGCTCCTGCATGTAACCAGACTCAGCATCCGGATTACGTTCGCAGTGTTCGTCCCAGCGTTTCAAAAGCCCTTCTGTGGCTTGTCCGTGGGTCTCACCAAGGCCGATAAACTCATAGTGTCCTGTGTTTACGATGATCACCACCATAGCTAGTGCTCTCCTACAGGTCACTTGGTACATACAGGTCATCTTTGATGGCAGAAAAATCGACAGGAGACTGGTCCCCATAGGTTCGATTCACGCCACCAGCATCATCGACACTGACAAAAACCGTGCGGAGTAAACCGCTGGGCTTTGCAGGGTAAACGATGCTGACATGCTGACCTTTGTACTGTTCTGACAAAGTGCTTTGAAGCTCATCAACCGAACGGAATTTCCGGTCGCGGCCAAAGTCCTTAATCTTGATGTCGCCAGGGATTGGATTAGTCATCGTTACCCCCTGCCAGCAGTTTATCTACTGAATGGCCGAGTCCGTTACCAAACCATTTGTCCAGAGCGTCGATTTCCGGGAAGTCCGATTTCACCTGAGCAACAACACGTTCCATTTTGCTGAGAGCATCCTGGAACTCAAGGCCATTACCTGCGGCCACCTCAAGTTTGCACTTGATGTAAGCGGAGTAGGTATCACAGGCCTTAACCAGTGATTGTTCATAGCCACCGGGAGCGAAGGCTATGGCGACTGCATCCTGGAGTTCTTCGGGAAGAGTCTGGATGAGTTTGTCCTCTGCGGCCTTTTCCAGTCGTTCAAACTCACGCTGCAAAACAGCGTTTGCTTTCTTGACCGGTGTTACAACATCCGAACAGAGAACCTCGGCTGCATCATGCAACGAAGCATGAGCAAGCATGACTGCCAGATCCACCGACTTCCCTTGCTGAATGGCAATATTGCCAGCCAGGTAGGAAAGCAGGGTAACAACAGCGCTGTGTTCCAACACAGACTCCGGTTGAACAGAGTGCATCAGTGACCAGCGTTTGATCAGGCGTTGGCGCAAGGCCAGAGCTAGAAAGCCGAAATTTGAATTAGACATAGTGCCTCCAAAATTGGTTGGAGGTACACCAAAGCCGACCGGGCCTTGGTGTACCCGGTTGGGTTACTTAGTTATCTCGGGTCAAGCTGCTTAGCTATAGCGAGTAAAAACGGATGGAATGGATGATCTTGCGGGACACCCCCAACAAGCTCACGGGCTAAACCGACTGAGTTTGTAGCCAACACCTCTTTGACGGCCAGAATGATTTCATTGTCGATTTCATCCTGGGTCTTTCGTTGTTGGTCCACCAGCCGACTTAACTTGTCTAGGCTCATGCTTCTCTCCTTTGTTTGTGGGAGAGAACCCAGGAGGGGTTTCCTCCCGAGGGGTTAGGTTATTGCTGTTTTGGGCCAGCTACCGTTATAGCCAGCAAGCGCTGACAATGAACAAAGAGTATGACAGCCACCTAAAAGGGTAAAACGCTGTAATTGCCCTTTTGGGGTGCAAAAGAAAAAGCCCTCCCGAAGGAGGGCTTTTTATGCGGCCAAGGACAAGCCTTGCTGTCCTCTTTGCAACTCTGTGTCGTCGCGGCGATGTAAGCGTTGAACCGCCTTGATCATCGTTCTGACATGTCGCTCCAAAGAGGCTGGATGGCGTTTTGACAGTAGGTTGATCCAGTCGAGATAGATAGCAAGCGCGGAACCTTCGGTTAGGGCTGCCTGTATCGCCTCATACTGCCCTACGGCACTCTGGACCACATCATTCACCCACTGGGCGTCAGTATTGTCCAAGAGCTCGCAGAGGGCCGTATAAGCCTTCCTTCTGGTCGCGGCCATGTAACGACGAATGTTGGCGTTTCCGCTCCCCTCTCGCCCTTCCATGACGCTCATACAGAATGCGCTGGAGTAACAAAGCATCGCGTCAGTCACGTAGTTAAACCATCGCTCCTGATGCCGTTTCTGTTCTTCCATTGCTTCCTGGTCAAGTTGCTTCTCGATGAACAACCCCGTCGGAGTACGGTGGTGCAGATGGTACTTGAACGTTAAGTGCAAGTTGACCCACCAGCGTACCGTTGCCAGTCTTCCCTTGATTTTTCGCTTCACCAGATCTTTGTACTTAGCATCGCTAAGCACTTTGACATCCTTGCGCTGTTGGATTCCTTCCATCGTCTGTAGCCCTGTAAGGCCCATCTGGTGG is a window of Enterobacter cloacae complex sp. ECNIH7 DNA encoding:
- the yfbR gene encoding 5'-deoxynucleotidase yields the protein MSNSNFGFLALALRQRLIKRWSLMHSVQPESVLEHSAVVTLLSYLAGNIAIQQGKSVDLAVMLAHASLHDAAEVLCSDVVTPVKKANAVLQREFERLEKAAEDKLIQTLPEELQDAVAIAFAPGGYEQSLVKACDTYSAYIKCKLEVAAGNGLEFQDALSKMERVVAQVKSDFPEIDALDKWFGNGLGHSVDKLLAGGNDD